In Rhodanobacter denitrificans, the sequence GTTACCCCGATTTTATCCAACGGGTGGCCGCTACGCTGCTTACCCTCGACGAAATCGTCGGGTGCGCAATCGGTCGACCAGACGCATATGGCCGATTTCATTTTGAAGCGGTGGCCGGCAGTGAAGCCTTTATCGGCTGTTTGCGAGCGGTTGAGCGTGGCGAGCATCCAGATATTCGCGCCGAGGCTCAGCGTCTCGGGGGCAGCATGGCGATGGGTCGTGCTTGGCAAAGCGGAGGAATCCAGCGCACGTTCAACTACGCTACCGATCCGGAGATGACCGTGTGGCGTGGGGTGGCGTTGGGTTTGGGCATTCGATCCAATGCGGCCATTCCCGTGCGTCTGCCTAAGGGCACCACTGAGAGTGTATTGACCCTTTACTCATCAGCCACGGGCGGCTTTTCCACCGCAAGTCAACATACGTTCCTGTTGCACTTGCAAAGCCTGCTGGGCCTCGCTTTGACACGGTTGCTGCCGAAAACTGAGGGCATCCAGGCAGCTCCGTTACTCCTACGTGACCATTGGCGCGCCAAACTAGCAACCGACGATCTGGTGATGCAATACCAGCCCGTAGTCGATCTTCGCATGGGCAAGGTGGTTGAGGTCGAGGCCTTAGCACGCATCCGCGAAGATGACCACCTGATACTGCCCATATGGTTCCTGCCAGCGCTCGGCTCGGACGACCTATTGTTCCTGTATCAACAGGGGCTAACCCAAGCACTTGCCGCGCGCCAACAGTGGGCCACGGATGGGCTTGCGCTGGGCATCGCTGTCAATCTCCCTTCGAGCGCGCTACTTGATCGGCGCTATGTGGACATTACCCGCGAGGTTCTTGAACAACACCCCTGTCCATCCGGGACGTTGGTTCTCGAACTCCTCGAATCGGAGTGGATGGACGAAACTATCGATGCTGAGAGTGGCCTGCTGGCGCTTAAGGCGTTAGGGATCCAATTGGCGGAGGACGATCTTGGCTCAGCCTACAGCTCGCTGAGCCGCTTGCGCCACCTCTCCTTTGATCGCATCAAGATCGATCAGACGCTGGTGGCCCAGATAGCGCGGCAGCCGCTGCGGACGCTGTACTTCATATACCAGCTGACCCGGCTCGGCCACGACCTCGGTGTCAAAGTGGTGGTCGAAGGACTGGAGACAGCGGGTCTGATCGAAGCAGCAACAATTCTTGGCGCTGATCTGGGGCAGGGCTTTGCGCTGGCGCGCCCGATGTCTGGTGCTCACGTAGCAGACTGGTGTGTAAGCTCACGTTTCGCGTGCGATCCCATGGTGCCCCGTACGGCCTTGGGCGCGTTATCAGGGTTCCTGTTGTGGGAAGATCGGCTGGGGATGTTTATGGACGATACCGCAATGATCGCAACACTTGTCCGCACGTCTTGTCGAGTCGATGCCTATCTCCATGCATCGGCTGCAAAGGGCACTCAGTTGGATCGGATCCATCGACTCCTGCATCAGATCGCAATTCGACAGGGCCCTGCCAGTGCGAGCTACACCAAAGCTCGCAATGCGTTCATCGAGTGCCTTGTCGAGGATTGGATCCGGATCGAGGAAAACGGCTGATCACATCGCGCTATCCAACCACTGCGCAGTGCATGGAGGCTTGCTGCTATCTATCCCATGACTTTCCTGGCAGCACTGAAAAGCGCTTTCCAATCTACTGAATCCGCCATCGTTCAGATTGGTCACAGGAATTTTTCTCAGTTGCGTCGATGGGTTTCTGTGGTGCTTTGCTCTGCGCGTAACTCGTGATTAGTGAGTTCATGCATTGCTCGATGCTCATGCGGGTGTGGCAGATCATAACTAATGAACCTGATGATGCCTTCTCAGTCACTTGAAACCTATCTGCAAGCGGCGCAG encodes:
- a CDS encoding EAL domain-containing protein; the encoded protein is MKKVDGKATVRSVRQGARAGQFARNDVLLRISAIAWSADCYPDFIQRVAATLLTLDEIVGCAIGRPDAYGRFHFEAVAGSEAFIGCLRAVERGEHPDIRAEAQRLGGSMAMGRAWQSGGIQRTFNYATDPEMTVWRGVALGLGIRSNAAIPVRLPKGTTESVLTLYSSATGGFSTASQHTFLLHLQSLLGLALTRLLPKTEGIQAAPLLLRDHWRAKLATDDLVMQYQPVVDLRMGKVVEVEALARIREDDHLILPIWFLPALGSDDLLFLYQQGLTQALAARQQWATDGLALGIAVNLPSSALLDRRYVDITREVLEQHPCPSGTLVLELLESEWMDETIDAESGLLALKALGIQLAEDDLGSAYSSLSRLRHLSFDRIKIDQTLVAQIARQPLRTLYFIYQLTRLGHDLGVKVVVEGLETAGLIEAATILGADLGQGFALARPMSGAHVADWCVSSRFACDPMVPRTALGALSGFLLWEDRLGMFMDDTAMIATLVRTSCRVDAYLHASAAKGTQLDRIHRLLHQIAIRQGPASASYTKARNAFIECLVEDWIRIEENG